In a single window of the Bradyrhizobium erythrophlei genome:
- a CDS encoding chloride channel protein, translating to MVPTSRFFEAPRRLRAFVRAHETSLVVLAALVGTIGGLVVAVMSAAVEGLHVVLFNLEMGDRLSSQYSIEPLRALLVPSLGGLLLGVAFLLLQRWRPAREVDPIEANALHGGRMSFRGSVIVALQTVWSSGVGASVGLEAGYTQLASGIAASLGRGFHLRRADQRLMVGCGAAAAIAGAFGAPLAGAFYAFELVIGGYTPASLTPVGVAAVAGYFVAHGFTVLSLGVSVGPVGDVLGHDLAIAALLGILAALAGIAIMRGVALCEALLSKTSLWPPLRPALGGLVVGLLALVTPQVMSSGHGALHFAGFVSIPLAVIATVFVLKAIASIASLGSGFRGGLFFATLFLGALGGHLFAGAFDTIWPGLNLNPNVYAIVGMSALSASVIGGPLTMSFIALESTGNLWLTTAVLVAVIISTQITRELFGYSFATWRLHLRGETIRSAADVGWIRDLTVRSLMRQDPATVSASMPIEEFRDQFPLGSKTLVVAVDGGGRYIGLALVAEAHAPDVEAPNGLIDILHYRDVVLHPVMNIQEAIAVFDAAEAESLVVVDTDGEYRPIGTLTEAHAMRRYAEESEQRRREVVGDF from the coding sequence ATGGTCCCCACCTCCCGTTTTTTTGAGGCGCCGCGCCGGCTGCGGGCATTCGTTCGCGCGCATGAAACGAGCCTGGTTGTCCTCGCGGCACTGGTCGGAACCATCGGCGGATTGGTGGTGGCCGTGATGAGCGCGGCGGTCGAGGGGCTCCATGTCGTGCTGTTCAACCTTGAAATGGGGGACCGGCTTTCAAGCCAATACAGCATCGAGCCGCTGCGCGCGCTGCTGGTTCCGAGTCTCGGCGGATTGCTGCTGGGGGTAGCATTCCTTCTGCTGCAGCGATGGCGGCCGGCGCGTGAAGTCGACCCTATCGAGGCCAATGCCCTGCACGGTGGGCGGATGTCGTTTCGCGGCAGTGTGATCGTCGCGCTGCAGACGGTCTGGTCCAGCGGCGTGGGCGCTTCTGTCGGCCTCGAAGCAGGATACACCCAACTCGCCAGCGGTATCGCCGCGTCGCTCGGCCGCGGATTTCATCTGCGCCGCGCCGATCAGCGCCTGATGGTCGGCTGCGGCGCGGCCGCCGCGATCGCGGGTGCGTTCGGCGCGCCGCTTGCCGGCGCCTTCTATGCCTTTGAGCTGGTGATCGGGGGATATACGCCGGCCAGCCTGACGCCGGTCGGCGTCGCCGCGGTGGCGGGCTATTTTGTCGCCCATGGATTTACCGTGCTGTCGCTCGGCGTCAGCGTTGGTCCGGTCGGCGACGTACTGGGGCATGACCTTGCGATTGCGGCGCTGCTCGGGATTCTCGCAGCGCTGGCCGGCATCGCAATCATGCGCGGGGTGGCACTCTGCGAGGCGCTGTTGTCCAAGACCAGTCTCTGGCCGCCGCTGCGCCCGGCGCTTGGCGGTCTCGTGGTGGGCCTGCTCGCTCTGGTGACGCCGCAAGTGATGTCGTCGGGGCATGGCGCGCTGCATTTTGCCGGATTCGTTTCAATTCCATTGGCGGTGATTGCGACGGTGTTCGTCCTCAAAGCGATAGCGTCCATCGCTTCGCTTGGCAGCGGTTTTCGCGGCGGATTGTTTTTCGCGACGCTCTTTCTGGGCGCGCTCGGCGGTCACCTGTTCGCGGGCGCCTTCGATACGATCTGGCCCGGTCTCAACCTCAATCCGAACGTCTATGCGATCGTCGGCATGAGCGCGCTGTCGGCGTCCGTGATCGGCGGGCCGCTGACGATGTCGTTCATCGCGCTGGAATCCACCGGTAATCTCTGGCTGACCACGGCCGTGCTGGTCGCGGTCATCATCTCGACCCAGATCACCCGGGAACTGTTCGGTTACTCGTTCGCGACCTGGCGATTGCACCTGCGCGGCGAGACCATCCGTAGCGCCGCCGATGTGGGCTGGATCCGCGATCTCACGGTGCGCAGCCTGATGCGGCAGGACCCCGCCACCGTGAGCGCCAGCATGCCGATCGAAGAATTCCGCGACCAATTTCCACTGGGGTCGAAGACTCTGGTGGTCGCGGTCGACGGCGGAGGCCGCTACATCGGGCTGGCGCTGGTGGCCGAAGCCCACGCACCGGATGTCGAGGCGCCGAACGGTCTGATCGACATTCTGCATTATCGCGATGTCGTGCTGCATCCCGTCATGAACATCCAGGAAGCCATCGCCGTTTTCGACGCCGCGGAAGCCGAATCGCTTGTCGTGGTCGACACCGACGGCGAATACCGGCCGATCGGAACGCTTACCGAAGCCCACGCGATGCGGCGCTATGCGGAGGAATCCGAACAACGGCGGCGCGAGGTCGTGGGCGATTTCTGA
- a CDS encoding SDR family oxidoreductase, with translation MTSKTSKVAIVTGASRGIGAAVAERLAGDGLTVVINYSGDTKSAETLARKIEAKGSRALAVKADVSDPTAVRGLFDAAAAAFGGIDVLINNAGIMKLAKIADSDDAVFDQQIAVNLKGSFNAMREAAKRLRDGGRIVNFSTSVVGTRLETYGVYAATKSAIETMTAILSKEMRGRNITVNAVAPGPTATDLFLNGKPPELIERLAKMSPLERLGAPEDIASVVAFLVGPDGSWINGQVLRANGGIV, from the coding sequence ATGACCAGCAAAACCAGCAAGGTTGCGATCGTGACCGGCGCCTCGCGCGGCATTGGCGCCGCGGTCGCCGAACGTCTCGCCGGCGACGGCTTGACCGTTGTCATCAATTATTCCGGCGACACCAAATCGGCCGAGACGCTCGCGCGCAAAATCGAAGCCAAGGGTAGCCGCGCGCTCGCCGTCAAGGCCGATGTCAGCGACCCCACGGCGGTGCGCGGCCTGTTCGACGCGGCGGCAGCCGCGTTCGGCGGGATCGATGTGCTGATCAACAATGCCGGCATCATGAAGCTTGCGAAAATCGCCGACAGCGACGACGCGGTGTTCGACCAGCAGATTGCGGTCAATCTCAAGGGCAGCTTCAATGCGATGCGCGAGGCGGCGAAGCGGTTGCGCGACGGCGGACGGATCGTCAATTTTTCGACCAGCGTGGTCGGCACCAGGCTGGAGACCTATGGCGTCTATGCCGCCACCAAATCGGCGATCGAGACCATGACCGCGATCCTGTCGAAGGAGATGCGCGGCCGCAACATCACGGTCAACGCGGTCGCCCCCGGTCCGACCGCGACCGACCTGTTCCTCAACGGCAAACCGCCCGAATTGATCGAGCGGCTGGCGAAGATGAGCCCGCTGGAACGCCTCGGCGCGCCCGAGGATATTGCTTCCGTCGTCGCCTTCCTCGTCGGCCCCGACGGTTCATGGATCAACGGCCAGGTGCTGCGCGCCAATGGCGGGATAGTCTGA
- a CDS encoding HNH endonuclease, with protein MNAHVSQGGWPVLVLNADFRPLSYYPLSLWSWQDAIKAVFLDRVNIVEHYDRAVRSPSFEIQLPSVVSLKSFVKPTTHPAFTRFNVFLRDRFVCQYCSANDDLTFDHIIPRSKGGQTTWENVVAACSPCNLRKGNLTPQQARMFPRQPPFAPTVHQLHRNGRLFPPNYLHESWLDYLYWDTELDP; from the coding sequence TTGAACGCACATGTCTCGCAAGGCGGATGGCCGGTACTGGTGCTGAACGCGGACTTCCGGCCGCTGAGCTATTACCCGCTGTCTCTCTGGTCGTGGCAGGACGCGATCAAGGCGGTATTCCTTGACCGCGTCAACATCGTCGAGCACTACGACCGCGCGGTGCGCAGTCCCTCGTTCGAGATCCAGCTACCGAGCGTGGTGTCGCTGAAATCCTTCGTCAAGCCGACCACGCATCCCGCCTTCACCCGGTTCAACGTGTTCCTGCGCGACCGCTTCGTCTGCCAGTACTGCTCGGCCAACGACGATCTCACCTTTGATCACATCATCCCGCGCAGCAAGGGCGGCCAGACCACCTGGGAAAACGTGGTCGCCGCATGTTCGCCGTGCAATCTGCGCAAGGGCAATCTGACGCCGCAGCAGGCGCGGATGTTTCCGCGCCAACCCCCGTTCGCGCCGACCGTGCACCAGCTGCACCGCAACGGCCGGCTGTTTCCACCGAACTACCTGCACGAGAGCTGGCTCGATTATTTATACTGGGATACCGAGCTCGATCCGTAG
- a CDS encoding DUF1810 domain-containing protein — MTDRFDLQRFVDAQAPVYPRVLAELRQGRKQTHWMWFIFPQIAGLGHSPMAQRFAIDSRAEALAYLGHGVLGSRLRECTALVNAVEGRTINEILGSPDDLKFRSSMTLFGAVSSEALFAQAIAKFYGGVVDQQTMDLLERR; from the coding sequence ATGACCGATCGTTTCGATCTGCAGCGCTTTGTCGACGCGCAGGCGCCGGTCTATCCGCGGGTACTCGCCGAATTGCGCCAGGGCAGGAAGCAAACCCACTGGATGTGGTTCATCTTCCCCCAGATCGCCGGGCTCGGTCATAGTCCGATGGCGCAACGATTTGCGATCGACTCCCGCGCCGAGGCTTTGGCCTATCTCGGCCATGGCGTTCTCGGATCACGACTCCGGGAGTGCACGGCGCTGGTCAACGCCGTCGAGGGCCGCACCATCAACGAAATCCTCGGCAGCCCCGATGACCTGAAATTCCGTTCGTCGATGACGCTGTTCGGCGCGGTGTCTTCCGAAGCGCTGTTTGCACAGGCCATTGCGAAATTCTATGGCGGCGTGGTGGACCAACAGACGATGGACCTGCTCGAGCGCCGATGA
- a CDS encoding dienelactone hydrolase family protein: MGEAVVDDIVAVLPPLLQSLEALGFIARHLNPPDFGAVMEAAGTPDQALKAVRPRLAGWPAEFADVQTSLAAASDAALAAFDGLRAVQHGNGDLMAVFRALRYVPRAQEALYPLAAKLPPVSSFFVDPAMREDADLAARLARPASDNTGMMHDHNEPGSRGGFSLYAPEYYSPDRAWPLVMALHGGSGNGRGFLWTWLRDARSHGAIVVAPTATGSTWALMGEDTDTANLARILDVVRSRWNVDPDRLLLTGMSDGGTFCYVTGLESASPFTHLAPVAATFHPLMAEMADAGRLRALPVYIVHGRLDWMFPVQVARQTRESLSAAGADVTYREIDDLSHCYPREINAEILSWLRG, from the coding sequence ATGGGCGAGGCCGTGGTGGACGACATCGTGGCCGTGCTGCCGCCCTTGCTGCAATCGCTTGAAGCGCTCGGCTTCATCGCCCGCCATCTCAACCCGCCGGATTTCGGTGCTGTCATGGAAGCCGCCGGCACGCCGGACCAGGCGTTGAAAGCCGTTCGTCCGCGGCTCGCCGGCTGGCCCGCGGAATTCGCAGACGTTCAGACCTCGCTCGCAGCGGCCAGCGACGCCGCGCTTGCGGCGTTCGATGGCTTGCGCGCGGTCCAGCATGGCAACGGCGACCTGATGGCGGTGTTTCGCGCGCTGCGTTACGTGCCGCGCGCCCAGGAAGCGCTATACCCGCTCGCTGCAAAATTGCCGCCGGTAAGCAGTTTCTTCGTCGATCCCGCTATGCGCGAAGATGCCGATCTCGCCGCGCGGCTCGCGCGTCCGGCATCAGATAACACCGGGATGATGCACGACCATAACGAACCGGGCAGCCGCGGCGGCTTCTCGCTCTACGCACCCGAATATTACAGCCCGGACCGTGCCTGGCCGCTGGTGATGGCGCTGCATGGCGGCAGCGGCAATGGCCGCGGCTTCCTGTGGACCTGGCTGCGCGACGCGCGCAGCCACGGCGCCATCGTCGTCGCGCCGACGGCAACCGGCAGCACCTGGGCCTTGATGGGGGAAGACACCGACACGGCCAACCTCGCTCGCATTCTCGATGTAGTGCGAAGCCGATGGAACGTCGACCCAGACCGCTTGCTGCTGACCGGAATGAGCGACGGCGGCACCTTCTGCTACGTCACCGGACTGGAGAGCGCTTCGCCCTTCACCCACCTGGCCCCGGTTGCCGCCACATTCCATCCGCTGATGGCGGAAATGGCGGATGCCGGGAGATTGCGGGCCTTGCCGGTTTATATCGTGCATGGCCGGCTCGACTGGATGTTCCCGGTGCAGGTGGCGCGGCAGACGCGAGAGTCGTTGTCGGCGGCAGGCGCCGACGTGACCTACCGGGAGATCGACGATCTCAGCCATTGCTATCCGCGCGAGATCAACGCGGAGATCCTGAGCTGGCTGCGCGGTTAA
- a CDS encoding efflux RND transporter permease subunit has protein sequence MSLSSPFIRRPVATTLLTFGLVAAGVIAFFNLPVSPLPDVDIPTISVQATLPGASPEDVATTVASPLERHLSQIADVTEMTSSSSLGSARINLQFGINRNINGAARDVQAAINAARADLPTSLRSNPTYRKFNPASAPILIYTLTSDTLTPAELYDAASTVLAQKLSQVEGVGEVGVSGGSLPAVRVELVPQALFKYGIGLEDVRAALGNANAHSPKGGIDVGDHRYQIYSNDQAIKAADYKSLVVAYRNGAPVRLTDVGEVLDSVENLRNLGLSNGKLAVMMIVYRQPGANIVGMVDRVKALMPQLRASVSPAMDVNLAVDRSVTIRTSLRDVEITLIIAVILVILVVFAFLRSARATLVPVVAVSVSLVATFAVMYLFGYSLNIFSLMALTVATGFVVDDAIVVLENTSRHLDAGKSPLEAALLGSKEVGFTVLSMSVSLIAVFVPILLMGGLVGRLFREFAMTITVAIVISLVVSLTTTPMMCAALLRGERDRPHGRIYRLSERVFEAMLGGYRRTLTVALRHPRSVMLVLAAVLGLNFHLYGVVPKGFVPQQDTGLLVGSIQADQSISFQLMQQKLKQFVEIVRSNPAVDTAVGFTGGGQGPNGGSTNSGTVFASLKPLHDRTLSADQVIGSLRSEFAAVPGATLFLQAVGDLGGGGRSSNAQYQYTLVGSTFEELNEWTPKIVAALQTEPALADVSSDQQNNGLQANVIIDRDAASRLGVAVNQIDNTLYDAFGQRQVSTVYVARNQYHVIMEVAQEYLQNPLTLKDVYVSTSGGSASGSQTTNAVAGTVVSSTQTASANSVAASAVRNLATNSIGATGKGASSTGTAISTSQETMIPLSSVARFGQGQTSLVVSHQGVLVANTISFNLAPGVSLGTAVTTIEAAMRRIGVPATIQGSFAGAAKIFRESLSSEPFLVLAAFATIYISLGMLYESFVHPLTILSTLPSAGVGAVLALMLFNTQFDIIAMIGVILLIGIVKKNAIMMIDFALDAERVRGLPPADAIFEACLLRFRPIMMTTMASLFGAVPLIIGMGEGSEFRRPLGITIIGGLVLSQILTLYTTPVVYLYLDRFRHWSNRLRRGRRSLLRPG, from the coding sequence ATGAGTCTGTCAAGCCCGTTCATCCGTCGGCCTGTCGCCACAACACTGCTGACGTTCGGATTGGTGGCCGCGGGCGTCATCGCCTTTTTCAATCTGCCGGTCTCGCCGCTGCCGGATGTCGATATTCCGACCATTTCGGTGCAGGCGACATTGCCGGGCGCGAGCCCAGAGGACGTGGCGACCACGGTCGCGAGTCCGCTGGAACGTCATCTCAGCCAGATCGCCGATGTCACCGAGATGACTTCGTCGAGTTCGCTCGGCTCTGCGCGCATCAACCTGCAGTTCGGCATCAATCGCAACATCAACGGCGCCGCGCGCGACGTCCAGGCGGCGATCAACGCGGCGCGCGCCGATCTGCCGACCTCGCTGCGGAGCAATCCCACCTATCGCAAGTTCAACCCCGCCTCTGCGCCGATTCTCATCTATACGCTGACATCGGATACGCTGACGCCCGCTGAACTTTATGACGCCGCGTCGACCGTGCTGGCGCAGAAGCTGTCACAGGTCGAAGGCGTCGGGGAAGTCGGCGTCAGCGGCGGATCACTGCCCGCCGTGCGCGTCGAACTCGTGCCGCAAGCGCTCTTCAAATACGGCATCGGCCTGGAAGACGTTCGCGCGGCGCTCGGCAACGCCAATGCCCACAGTCCGAAGGGGGGCATCGACGTCGGAGACCACCGCTACCAGATCTATTCCAACGATCAGGCCATCAAGGCGGCGGACTACAAATCGCTGGTGGTCGCCTATCGCAACGGCGCGCCGGTCCGCCTGACCGATGTCGGCGAGGTGCTCGATTCGGTGGAGAACCTGCGCAATCTGGGCCTTTCCAACGGCAAGCTGGCGGTCATGATGATCGTGTACCGGCAGCCCGGCGCCAACATCGTGGGGATGGTCGACCGCGTAAAGGCCCTGATGCCGCAATTGCGGGCGTCGGTCTCGCCCGCGATGGACGTCAATCTCGCGGTCGACCGTTCGGTCACGATCCGGACCTCGCTGCGCGACGTCGAAATCACGCTCATCATTGCCGTGATCCTGGTCATCCTGGTGGTGTTCGCGTTCCTGCGCAGCGCGCGGGCGACGCTGGTGCCGGTCGTGGCGGTATCGGTGTCGCTGGTCGCGACCTTTGCCGTGATGTACCTGTTCGGCTACAGCCTCAACATCTTCTCGCTGATGGCGCTCACGGTCGCGACCGGATTCGTCGTCGACGATGCCATTGTGGTGCTGGAAAACACCTCCCGCCACCTGGACGCGGGAAAGTCGCCGCTGGAGGCCGCGCTGCTGGGGTCGAAAGAGGTCGGCTTCACCGTGCTGTCGATGAGCGTGTCGCTGATCGCGGTATTTGTCCCGATCCTGCTGATGGGCGGCCTGGTCGGCCGGCTGTTCCGCGAATTCGCCATGACGATCACCGTCGCCATCGTGATCTCGCTGGTGGTTTCGCTGACCACGACGCCGATGATGTGCGCGGCGTTGCTGCGCGGGGAGCGCGACCGGCCGCACGGACGGATCTATCGTTTAAGCGAACGGGTCTTCGAGGCAATGCTGGGCGGCTACCGGCGGACGCTCACCGTGGCGCTGCGCCATCCGCGCTCGGTGATGCTGGTTCTGGCGGCGGTGCTCGGCCTGAATTTCCATCTTTACGGGGTCGTTCCGAAGGGCTTCGTCCCGCAACAGGACACCGGGCTGCTGGTCGGGTCGATCCAGGCCGACCAAAGCATTTCGTTTCAGCTGATGCAGCAGAAGCTCAAGCAATTCGTCGAAATCGTGAGGTCCAATCCGGCAGTCGACACCGCCGTGGGCTTTACGGGTGGTGGTCAGGGTCCGAACGGAGGCTCGACCAATTCCGGCACCGTGTTCGCCTCGCTGAAGCCGCTGCACGACCGCACCCTGTCCGCCGACCAGGTGATCGGCTCGCTGCGAAGCGAATTCGCCGCCGTGCCGGGTGCCACCTTGTTCCTGCAGGCGGTGGGTGATCTCGGCGGCGGCGGACGCTCGAGCAACGCGCAGTATCAGTACACGCTGGTGGGATCGACGTTCGAGGAGCTGAACGAATGGACGCCGAAGATCGTCGCCGCGCTCCAGACCGAGCCCGCGCTCGCCGACGTCAGCAGCGACCAGCAGAACAATGGCCTCCAGGCCAACGTGATCATCGACCGCGATGCGGCCTCGCGACTCGGGGTCGCGGTCAACCAAATCGACAACACGCTGTACGACGCCTTCGGTCAGCGGCAGGTCTCGACGGTCTACGTCGCGCGCAACCAGTACCATGTGATCATGGAGGTGGCGCAGGAGTATCTGCAGAATCCCCTGACGCTGAAGGATGTATATGTCAGCACTTCGGGCGGATCGGCCAGCGGTTCGCAAACGACCAATGCCGTGGCCGGGACGGTCGTGTCGTCGACGCAGACCGCGTCGGCCAATTCGGTCGCCGCCAGTGCGGTCCGCAATCTCGCGACCAATTCGATCGGCGCCACCGGCAAGGGCGCATCGTCGACGGGGACGGCGATCAGCACCAGCCAGGAGACGATGATTCCGCTGTCAAGCGTCGCCCGGTTTGGACAGGGACAAACGTCGCTTGTCGTCAGTCATCAGGGGGTTCTGGTCGCCAACACGATTTCGTTCAATCTCGCGCCCGGCGTTTCGCTGGGCACCGCGGTGACGACGATCGAGGCGGCGATGCGCCGGATCGGGGTTCCCGCGACGATCCAGGGCTCGTTCGCGGGCGCCGCCAAGATCTTTCGGGAATCGCTCTCCAGCGAGCCGTTTCTCGTGCTCGCGGCGTTCGCGACGATCTACATCTCGCTCGGGATGCTCTATGAGAGCTTCGTCCATCCCCTGACGATCCTGTCCACGCTGCCGTCGGCCGGCGTCGGCGCAGTGCTGGCGCTCATGCTGTTTAACACCCAATTCGACATCATTGCGATGATCGGGGTGATCCTGCTGATCGGCATCGTGAAGAAGAACGCCATCATGATGATCGATTTCGCGCTCGACGCCGAGCGCGTGCGCGGTCTGCCGCCGGCTGATGCGATCTTTGAAGCCTGCCTGCTGCGTTTCCGGCCGATCATGATGACGACGATGGCGTCCCTGTTCGGCGCGGTGCCCCTGATTATCGGTATGGGTGAAGGCAGCGAGTTTCGTCGGCCGCTCGGCATCACCATCATCGGAGGCCTCGTCCTGAGCCAGATCCTGACCCTCTACACCACACCCGTCGTCTATCTGTATCTCGATCGCTTCCGGCACTGGAGCAACCGGTTGCGGCGGGGACGCCGATCCCTGTTGCGGCCTGGTTGA
- a CDS encoding LrgB family protein: MNENPFSLWVYLSRSPLLWLTVTLLTYAITDAVSLKTQRNALANPVFHSMWIIGAFLLITGTSYTTYFEGAQFVHFLLGPATVALAVPLYENRKAAAAAILPMLAALVVGSVTAIVSVVLLAEAAGLPETVVLSLAPKSVTAGVAMGISESLHADPSLTAVAVIVTGIMGAMIVTPLMNRAGIGDFRARGFAVGVAAHGIGTARAFQVDSVAGVFAGIAMSLNALLTSLLVPLAVTLLVR; encoded by the coding sequence ATGAACGAAAACCCGTTCTCGCTGTGGGTGTACCTGTCGCGGTCGCCGCTGCTGTGGCTGACGGTGACGTTGCTGACTTATGCGATCACGGATGCGGTATCGCTCAAGACGCAGCGGAATGCGCTCGCCAATCCGGTGTTTCATTCGATGTGGATCATCGGCGCCTTTCTGCTGATCACGGGCACGTCCTACACGACCTATTTCGAGGGGGCGCAGTTCGTGCACTTCCTGCTCGGGCCGGCGACCGTCGCGCTGGCGGTGCCGCTCTATGAAAACCGCAAGGCGGCGGCAGCGGCGATCCTGCCGATGCTGGCGGCGCTGGTGGTGGGCTCCGTGACTGCGATCGTTTCGGTGGTGTTGCTGGCGGAGGCCGCGGGCCTGCCGGAAACGGTGGTGCTGTCGCTGGCGCCGAAATCGGTCACCGCCGGCGTCGCCATGGGTATCAGTGAATCGCTGCACGCCGATCCGTCGCTGACGGCGGTCGCGGTCATCGTCACCGGTATCATGGGCGCGATGATCGTCACGCCCTTGATGAACCGGGCGGGCATCGGGGATTTCCGCGCGCGCGGCTTCGCGGTCGGGGTAGCGGCGCACGGCATCGGTACGGCTCGCGCGTTCCAGGTCGACTCGGTAGCGGGCGTGTTCGCCGGCATCGCCATGAGCCTCAACGCGCTCCTGACATCGCTGCTGGTGCCGCTGGCGGTGACGCTGCTGGTGCGCTGA
- a CDS encoding NUDIX domain-containing protein translates to MNSARRSSSSAGILMYRRTGPKLEVLLVHPGGPYWRRKDEGAWSIPKGEMDEGEDAEDAARREFAEETGVALPGPLQSLGEVRQRGGKRVLAFTVEGDIDVQTVKSNTFEIEWPPKGGRMQAFPEIDRAGWFDLPVAREKILEGQRLLLDRLAELVSQPGARPAS, encoded by the coding sequence TTGAATTCAGCCCGCCGATCGTCCTCCAGCGCAGGGATCCTGATGTATCGGCGCACGGGTCCGAAACTGGAGGTGCTCCTTGTGCATCCGGGCGGACCCTACTGGCGCCGCAAGGATGAAGGCGCCTGGTCGATTCCGAAAGGCGAAATGGATGAGGGCGAGGACGCGGAGGACGCTGCCCGCCGGGAGTTCGCGGAGGAGACCGGTGTCGCGCTCCCGGGGCCTCTTCAATCGCTGGGCGAGGTTCGCCAGCGCGGCGGCAAGCGGGTGCTGGCGTTTACTGTGGAAGGCGACATTGACGTGCAAACCGTAAAGAGCAACACCTTCGAAATCGAGTGGCCGCCGAAGGGTGGAAGGATGCAGGCATTTCCCGAGATCGACCGCGCCGGTTGGTTCGACCTGCCTGTTGCCCGCGAAAAAATTCTCGAAGGCCAGCGGCTGCTGCTCGATCGCCTCGCCGAGCTTGTGAGCCAGCCTGGCGCGAGGCCGGCATCATGA
- a CDS encoding DsbA family protein has translation MTKSTDPVRLSQAPTRRETLGALGAGALVLGLQIAPGSAWAQSDDDNVLTEALVLRDPDIPVAGNANGDVSIVEYFDYQCPYCRKLEPELRQVVQDDGKVRLVLKDWPILGPVSVTAARMALASKFQDKFLQAHEALIGVNSKLTEPRIRELLAGAGIDVDRATRDLATHAEAIDAILARNNDQATAFGFKGTPSFIVGKFRVPGVLTMAEFDQVIADARKAAASK, from the coding sequence ATGACCAAATCGACCGATCCAGTCCGCCTTTCCCAGGCACCGACCCGGCGCGAAACGCTCGGCGCACTCGGCGCAGGCGCGCTGGTGCTGGGCCTGCAGATTGCACCGGGATCGGCGTGGGCGCAAAGCGACGACGACAATGTGCTGACGGAAGCTCTTGTATTGCGCGATCCGGATATCCCGGTAGCCGGAAATGCCAATGGCGATGTCTCGATCGTCGAGTATTTCGACTATCAGTGCCCGTATTGCCGCAAGCTCGAGCCCGAGCTGCGGCAGGTGGTGCAGGACGACGGCAAGGTCCGCCTGGTGCTGAAGGACTGGCCGATCCTGGGGCCGGTCTCGGTGACAGCGGCGCGGATGGCGCTGGCGAGCAAATTCCAGGACAAATTCCTGCAGGCCCACGAGGCGCTGATCGGCGTCAATTCGAAGCTGACCGAGCCGCGCATCCGAGAGCTGCTCGCCGGCGCCGGTATCGATGTCGATCGCGCCACGCGCGATCTCGCCACCCATGCCGAGGCGATCGATGCGATCCTGGCGCGCAACAACGATCAGGCCACCGCGTTCGGATTCAAGGGAACGCCGTCCTTTATCGTCGGCAAATTCCGCGTACCGGGCGTCCTGACCATGGCCGAATTCGACCAGGTCATCGCCGATGCGCGCAAGGCGGCGGCGAGCAAGTAG
- a CDS encoding S1C family serine protease, protein MPSLTEWKVPLANQPRASDYSFDLDRVLSSVVGLHSIIPADAFSAETLGTERAGNGVLIDDGLVLTIGYLITEAETVWLHLGDGRVVEGHALGFDAASGFGLVQALGHIDLEPLPLGSSAAAKLGDRVVVGGAGGRTRSVASHIAAKQEFAGYWEYLLDEAIFTYPAHPNWGGTGLISSRGELIGIGSLQLERERDGKAEHVNMIVPIDLLKPVLDDLRKFGRVNKPARPWLGMYSTEIDNKVVVIGISAKGPAARAELKSGDVILAVKGEKISSQTGFYRKLWALGPAGVDVPLTVHHDGVTFEVVLSSIDRTRLFKAPRLH, encoded by the coding sequence ATGCCCTCTTTGACTGAATGGAAAGTACCGCTTGCGAACCAGCCCCGCGCCAGCGACTACAGTTTCGATCTCGATCGCGTGCTTTCCTCGGTGGTCGGGCTGCATTCGATCATCCCGGCCGACGCCTTTAGCGCGGAGACGCTGGGTACCGAACGCGCCGGCAATGGCGTCCTGATCGACGATGGGCTGGTGCTGACCATCGGCTACCTGATTACCGAAGCCGAGACCGTCTGGCTGCATCTTGGCGACGGCCGCGTGGTCGAAGGCCACGCGCTCGGCTTCGATGCCGCGAGCGGCTTCGGCCTGGTGCAGGCGCTCGGCCACATCGATCTCGAACCGCTGCCGCTCGGCTCTTCGGCCGCCGCCAAACTCGGCGACCGCGTCGTGGTCGGCGGCGCCGGCGGGCGCACGCGGTCGGTCGCCAGCCACATCGCCGCCAAGCAGGAGTTCGCCGGTTACTGGGAGTATTTGCTGGATGAGGCGATCTTCACCTATCCCGCGCATCCCAATTGGGGCGGCACCGGGCTGATCTCGAGCCGCGGCGAGCTGATCGGTATCGGCTCGCTGCAACTCGAGCGCGAACGCGACGGCAAGGCCGAGCATGTCAACATGATCGTGCCGATCGATCTGCTCAAGCCGGTGCTCGACGATCTGCGAAAGTTCGGCCGCGTCAACAAGCCGGCGCGGCCCTGGCTCGGGATGTACTCGACCGAGATCGACAACAAGGTCGTGGTGATCGGCATTTCCGCGAAAGGGCCCGCGGCGCGCGCCGAACTCAAGTCCGGCGACGTTATCCTGGCCGTCAAGGGCGAAAAGATCTCAAGCCAGACCGGGTTTTACCGAAAACTCTGGGCGCTCGGACCCGCCGGCGTCGACGTGCCGCTCACCGTCCACCATGACGGCGTCACCTTCGAGGTGGTGTTGAGTTCGATCGACCGCACCAGGCTCTTCAAGGCGCCGCGGCTACATTGA